In Rissa tridactyla isolate bRisTri1 chromosome 21, bRisTri1.patW.cur.20221130, whole genome shotgun sequence, the genomic window TGTTTTGTGGTGAGCCTGCAGTGGCCAAATATTGGCAAACCAGAGGTGGCTGCTGGTGACAGCCTTACGGTCCCAGCCCATGGTAGCCAGCTGCTGTCCCGAGCCTTGAAGGCTCTCAGGATGGAGGAAGTTTACATTCCCTATTTAGGCACGGCTTACTGATCGCGTTTTATATGGAATGGATGTTTGGGGGAAAGGAATTGTGTCTTCCTCTTGAAGAAGACCAAACACTACAGGATGTTACTATAATGGAAATGCTGTTCCATTGCAGCCTTAGCCAGAAGACATCTAAGGCAGTAAGCATCTCCATTGGGAAACTGCAGAATTAAGGTAGCCCATTCAGCTTGATTCATTTCTAGTACGCATTGTAATTGCCTTAATTCAATAGACAGACTGGGGAGTGCTCAGGGATTTAAATGGGGTTGTTTGATAAATGATGCTTCTTCAGGCATTGCAGGATTGAGGTGTGGGTTCTGGCTGAAGCAGGAGGAGGTGGCTTTGAGACATTATTATTGGCGGGATCCACAGAAAAATCCTGATTAGAGTTGTTGACACTTGAGAACACCAAGTTTAGTTCCAGACTTAGGAAAGGTTAGACCAGCAGTTGCCAAAACATTTGTTGTGACCCCTCTTTGGTTTCTGACTTAAGCTTTGCTACTCCTGGTTTGAGAGCTGTGGTTTGGACCCCCACAACAGACCCTTGTCTCCTCACCCTGGTGTGTTCTAGTTCTGTTGgcccttctcttttccctgtgcTGAGCCAATGTGGTCTGGGTGgccctggaaaatgaaaaatcacttttcaggGCGGTCGGTTGGCAGATGAGAATTTTCAAAAGATAAAAGAACTGGGGAAACCCTGGAAATCTTACGTgtgtttttgtttcagaagtttAATTTTGAATTCTGTAGGTAGGTTTCCTCTTGATAATTAGTGCAAATCTTTTCATATCCTACTGGTAAAGCAACATTTAGACAGTAAAGCCTGGGATTTGAGTGTCTCGCACAGTTTAACTTTAGAATGTCTGATTGAAACTGTTACAGCTGGCCTGTAACCTAATTGGACTGGTATGTTGGAAAGTTTCTGGAGCAAGTCGCTTTGGCTGTAAGCTTTGTGCCAGTGAAATGATGAAGTATAGCATGATAACTCTAATGAACAAGCTTTGTTTAGAGAGCTGAAAAGCAGTATtagttctgttttcagtttccATCTCTGCTCAGGGATGTATTGCAAGTAGATTTAATAAGCACAGTGTCTCAGTATTCTTTGGGAAAATTTTTAGCCGGTTGAGATTGTTAgttagctttttgtttccagaagatgacaaaacaaaaactgaacTTGTATAGAACAGAATTAAACAGGAATAAAATGTGTTTCAAGAAAAAATGCCACAAAGCATGCTTAAGAAAAATGACTCCCATAGAAATGGTTGAACCGTTTTCCTGATTCAAAAAAGTCTGTCCTTCTATGCAGCCTTTTCCTAGGGTTCCTAAGTGGTTTAATGTAGGCTTATATTTGGCTTACATCTCATTGAACGACCTCATCTAAACCAAAAGTAGCCAAGTgctggctccagagctgaactCTTTGGTGCCTCCTGCATAAGAAGAGGCAAATGGGGAAGTTGAAAATCTTTGTTAAAACAAttgcacataaatattttaatgggCTGTTACCTGACTTGTATATGTCAGTAGTGTAACTGCCGAGGCAGACAAGGCCCAGGGTACCAATGAAGTTAAACTGAGCTACTTCTGCAGAGGGTGAAGGTGCTGAGCAGCTTCTATGCCATGTTATGTTGTTGCATGATGCTTATCCCAGGCTGACAAGACTACGTAGTGACTTTGAAGTACAGCAGTGAGCTCTTACAGTATAAGTATTGTCATGCTGTATCAAATAGCAAATCGTTGTTTTGGTATGCAGAGGCATAATTTATTCTGTGAAGCGTTGGAGCAGCGAGAAGGTAATGACTGAAATCATTTGGAGTGTTGGAGTGCCTTGGTGTCACTGATAATGTAGTTTGCACAGCTGCCTGAAAGGGGCTAAGGAAATTGTCTTGGAAAAACTGGAGTATTTTCAAGGGCTTGCGTTGGGTTGGTTGTGTCTGGAGATGAGAGAGATACAAAGACAACTTCTGTTCAGCGGGGCTCTGAGAAGGAGCATTGCTTTGAGTTTGTCCATCAGCCGTGCTCTCctctctgcaggtgctgctggtgaGCAGTAGTCGTCATCCTGATCGATGGATTGTCCCTGGGGGTGGCATGGAGCCCGAGGAGGAGCCCAACGTGGCCGCTGTGCGAGAAGTCTGTGAAGAGGTGAGTGTTTGACAGCAATGGGGGCTTCTGGAGCTTCACTGCTGATGCTTAGCCAGAGCTCTGGGAATTTGGTTTTGTCACTCTTGCTTGTTTTCCTTAAGGTGAAGAGGAATATAGGGTCACTGGCGATATCCACGTTGTATGTGGGAGGAAACCGGAGTCCTAAATAAAGATAGCATAGGAATGTAATTAAGGCTCTTAATCGGAATGAACTTCTCCACACCTGAtacttttaattgaaaatagaTAAAATTAAGCTATAGTCATTTCAATACATACAATGatattctctgttttgttttctctgtatgAAGGACAGTTTCTTAAGAGAACTTCAAAAAACAGCTGTGCTTTTGCGGAACTATCTAATACTTGGGTAGAAGGTAGAAATAAGACTGTATGAGCCACTAAAGACACTCCAAAGTAGGCACCTCAGCATGTTTCGATctagtatgtattttttttgtgaataagAGAAATTGATTTTAAGAGTTATAAGCAACAATTCTTAATGTGTTCATGTTTATGTGCTGGTTTTTTTACTTGAAGCTATTTCAGAAAGAGAACACATAGATCAAACACAGATTGATGATCTGTGTGGCgaaggcatatttttttcttaaggctgGAAGAACAATTTTGTTCTTCATAAGGAATTTAAAGACAGCAAATGGCACTTAAATTGTATGTAAAACGTGTCTTTAGAATTCGCTTCTGAATATCGTTGAAGTGGAGAGATGCTTGGATTCAGAAACGATTAAATGATTATATATGGATGACCAAGTAGGTTCACAGTTAGTTATATAAGGCaggattaaaaatgcttttgagagGGTTATAAATCTTTGTGCTGCAGAACAGAAATCAAGAGCTAATTGATGGGACTTGGGAGGAAGCTTCACCAGTAGTTGCTTTATTTAATTGTCTGGTATATGAAGGTTTTTCTCTGAAGTATTTGGAAGTACCTGCTGCTGTCTAACAAAATGCTGAATATTTGGGCCTCTGGACTAACCTAATGTGGCAGTTCCCGAGTTGTGTGTTTCTCTTTGGGTGTTTTTATAATCCAGCAGTTTATCAGAAAGATATGAAAGATTATACAGTCAAAGtttcaaagtttatttttttttttaaatgtctttaggTCCCTCTAGTACTGGGGATTGCTGCTGGCAAATTTTGTTTCCAGCTTGTAATGCAGCTCCTGCTTTTTCAGTAACTCAGCGATCTTTCAAACACATTACAAGACAGAGTGAGTTTAACCAGAACAATAGAATATTTTTAGCTACAGACTCCTGCTTTGCAGCCCAATCGTTATTAAGAATTAAGTGATTTGATACAGAAGTCAAGGGTTCATTCAGGAGATGCGTGGCTTCACCTTtcaaatccttaaaaataaatctgtatcgACCCTCCCTTCCTCGGGCAGTGCCTTGGAAGAGTCGCTCTCTTTCCGTGACAGCTCGGTGGCTGAAAGGAAAGCCTTGGCATGGGCTCAGTCTGCAGCGAAGAAACTGGTTTGGGCTGGCTGAGATAATCCCCTCTCGCTCAGCTGGTGTTCCCTCGCTCACGTGGACCGGTGCCGAATGAGAATGTAATTCAAACTGTGGCAGCCTGGCAGGGTTGAGTCATTCCCAGCGAAGCACCTATCTGCTTGAATGCCGCTCCACAAACAGTAAACATCCAGAGCTCCAAAAGCGGCAGGATTACCCCAACGGCTAACCTCCGCGACACCTAGTAGCATGTGATGTGAATGCAGGGTGGGAATCTGAAATGGAGCTATCAGATGCTGTTACGATAAAGGCTTTCCTGAAAGCCCtctgcagaagagcagcctgTCATGTGTATAAAATTACCTGAGCACTTCTGCGGCTAATGATGAGGCTAGCTGACACGGGTGGAAAACGCGGGCAAGCTTTTAGGTGCGTGAGGCCTTCCTCTAATAGGTTTGTGTTCCAGTACGCTGCATACAAACCGCACACAAAATTATAATGTACATCAACTGTCTAAAGCTCAGCGAGCTGTTTAGTGTAAAATGTTGCTGGGGAATGTGCGTGCGGGAGGGGAATGGTTGTTATATTACAGTTGTAATGCTGTAAAGGGCTTTTGTGCACCCAGTTTCCCAGCTTGTGCTATAGATTTGACAGGGGAGGTATTTTAGGAGGCTGCTTGCTGGGCAACCGGTGTGCATGCCGGCTAGTAGTCCTTGTTCATCCTTTCATGTGAACCTAGGTGTTTTCAGGTAGGTTGTAGCTGACGCTGGTTTCTGAGAAGGTTTGATGTCGTTGCTCCTCTCCTGGGCCAGGCATGTCTGTCACTCGCAAGGAACCCAGAGCGTAGCTGAGCAGGTAGAGTCTGCTGCTTGTGTTGGGAGAGGGAAAATCCAATTTCCTCTGTGTTGATGAacacaaagtaatttttattctaAAAGAAGGTGGTTTGTGTGCTGGTCAAAGTTATGGAAGAAATTTGTGGACTTCATTCACTGCCTTTGGTAtgccttttccattttaataagaGACAGTTGGAAAAGCTGGAAGGACTCATTACCCTTTCAGTTGCTTGTGGTCTTTGAAGATGACAATAGGCTGTTTTTTCTCAATTCATTCTTCTTTGCATGgtatgcatttgctttttaaaatatgcttcccTAAACTAAGATTTTTAACTTCTGCATTCACTGTTTTAATTTCACCACATATATGTTTGAGCTTATCCATGTGATTGCTGGAATAATTGCAATATAAAGaaatctttttcccctctttctgattttcagtgttttagaagactgttctgaaaataaaatgttgattCTGAGTGAAACCTCTGATCCCTCTGTCCCAGTTTGAGTTAGAAGTCCTTGTCCTAGTTTGAGATAGTCCTTATCTATATTAATCTGTACTAGCAGAAGTATTAAAGTAGACAGGTAGCAACACTTGTCACGCCTGCTGTTGTCTGCATAAAATTTGAAGTGACTTGAGTTCTTGGGCATTGTTCTTAGGCAACGTGGCAGTAGACAAACACGCTAGCTCTGAATGAGAGCAGCCTTTCAGCGTAAAACCACTTATTTCTGACATAATGTTGAAAAATGACATAGGCAGTCTTACACAGCTGTAAACTCCAGGTATGTTCTAAGGTTCACCTGAAAAAATGATGGGCCCTTTTAAAGCAGTCATTAGCACCGATGTAGTATATTTTTTGGTTCTTCATTCTTGGATTTTTTTGCTGTTCCGTTCTctccacaaaattaattttgtgttaggaataaggtttttttttttatgggtgtGAGCAACTGGTGAAGAACATGTTTTAGAAATAGATGCCTTAAATTAAACATATTATGGAGTGACTTTGAAAAAAGCCTCCACACTCATCTGTTAAACCCAAAGGCATTTCATTTTGCACTTACAGCATCTTTCACATCCTGACCTTTAAATACTTAGTAAATGTCAAGTTCTGTAAAATTATGGGAGTGTTAGTCCTGCTTTCTTCATGGGAATCAAAAGCCAGATAAGTTGTGCTTGATCTGTGATCAAACAGGCAATTGATGCCAATATGAAAAATAGTCCATCGTGATGGTACTTTGATCTGGTTGCTagacctcttctttttttttttttttttttccccctcttaaacTTGCTTTATAAAGAGTCCTTTCTGTTTCATGTATTTTGTTAGTGATTTAGAATATGAATATTGATACCTTTCAGCCCTAAAAGAGGACGACTTCTTTTAAGGAAACGACTGCGGATAAGGAAAGGACCAAGGAGTGAAGAGATGGCGTTGAACTCTTCCTAGTTTTAGTAATATTCAGTGCAGATAGGGGACCAAGTTCAGTACTGTGTGTTACCCGGTGTACTCAAACCTCATAAAAATGAGTGCACCCTCTTAAAGTTCCTCACTTCATTGTggtatttcatttccatttcacaaatgtaaaagcattttactttttttttttttttttacattgcattACATTGTAATGCAGTAAAGAATTAGATGAATAGGTATAACCTTCTGAGACACAGTAGAGACAGCAAGAAAATTTGCCTAGCAGGTCTGTAATTGGTGTCTTTAGAACTTGTCTAAGCTAGCACTCTTTATGGGTGTGATTTACTACCTTCAGTACTGCAAGTATTAGAACAAAGATTTGGGTGTTTTACCACAGTCCTCTTGCCCAGCAGTAATCCATAGTAGATGCAGGCTTTGAGCCGAATAGAGCAAAGTAAAATAGCTGAAATTCCAACCCACATTTTCCTTAGCTCagatggaaggaaataaaagctgtCCCTAGGAACAGATGGTGTTGCTGCAGGCTGCTTTTTGCATCTGACCCCAACTTATTTTCAGCTTTGAAACCTGAACCTGCTGTTCTTGGATGtcttcagtaatttttctttattaaaacaagTTGTTCCATGAGCAGCAGAACTAGTAAAGCTTCATTTCCTCCAGATTTCTGTTCCTTGTCCCGAATGCCCAGCCCACCCCTGTGGGCGCGCGGCAGCGGTTTGAAGTCGGGTGCTGGTTTGGGGCAGCTGGCTGTTGCTGTGACATTGATGCACTCCTGCCAGATCCGTCTTTTCCTCCAGTGAGGGCTACCTCGGGCGTTGGAAACGGATTTGGATCTGCAGAGCAGTGAAAAAGCAGCTCATTTTGCAAGCTCTGTCTGTCCTCTTTTGTACCTGAGTGTGCTTCTTCCTGGGGAATAGTGTCATTTGATTGATGGGCTTTATTTTCACACCTGCAGATGGAACAGTTGATGCTGGTGCTCCCCTACCTGTGTTGATAGGTTTAATAGTATCCTCCTAGGACACGTGTGCATTTTGAGGATCGCAGCACGGGCTCCCTGTGCAGCACTTCTAATGCTGGGGGGAAACACGTGCCCAAATAAATTGTGCTGTCTCTGCCAGACACTTACTGTTGTGGCCCATGAGGGCGGAGGATCCTCAATCCGAGGAGAAAAATTCCTGAGTCATCTGGTGCAAATTAAGATTTAGATCCAGCTTCAATCCTGGATGACCGTGTGACTATGCTTTTAACTTTCCAAGAAAATGCTCATTGTCCTGCAGTGGAGATGAGTCGGGAAGGTGCTGAGGGGTTGGCCCGTAGCAAAGGGAGTGGTACGGAGCTTGCCCAAAGAGGAGCCTGGCAGTTTTGTTGCTTGTTATCTAGCTTGCTTTGTTAGTGATAATAGCTATAGAGTATTTTATTGGATGTTTTTCTAACTTTTATGTTAGAAGCTTACttaagagggtagatttagattggatatcaggaaggaattctttgctgtgagggcggtgagcccctggcccaggttgcccagagaagctgtggctgccccatccctggaggggttcaaggccaggttggacggggcttggagcaacctggtgtggtgggaggtgtccctgcccagggcagggggtggcactgggtgaatTAAGTGCTTTATCAAAAGTAAGTGTATAACAGTCCAATCCATCTGCGTTGTATATCCTATACGTTGTCTTTAAAATCCACTATACCAGTAAAATAGAATGAGAGCGCCATTGATTGATGTGCTTTGCAGTCTTTGGTAAGTCTTTggggagcgattgaaggagctgggactgtttagtttgaggaagaggaggctgaggggagacctcatcactccctacaactacttgaaaggccattgtagagaggttggtgctggtctctcctcacaggtaattagtgatagaacaagagggaacgggttcaagctgcagcagggtaggtttaggctggacattaggaaaaaattcttcacagaaagaatggttagacactggaataggctgcccagggaggtgggggagtcaccatccctgaatgtgtttaagactcgtttagatgaggtgttgggggatatggtgtaggggagaactttgtagagtggggttgatggttggactcggtgatcccaagggtcttttccaacctaaatgattctgtgactctcttTATCAACCCAATATTTGTTTGAATCAAACCGTTAACTTATGTTGCTGTTTCCTACTGCATGTGATAAATTCACACGTGAAGAAAATCTTAGCACTTTTTTGAGTTGTCTAATGATAATTCAATATGGTTTCCCTACAGGGCATGTTTTCTCGGCACcactttttgtgcctttttggGTGAATAAGACTAGGCAGAATGGCAAAGGATGATCTTAGTTTGCAGGCGGAGCATTATTTCTGTCGCCTCCCTGTTAGAACAGAAGGGAGGGCTCCTCACCTGCCTGTCTTACTTCAGGCACAGTTTTAGAGCTGGGATGAACTGCTTGGGAGGCTGGTTGTGCAGTATTCATGCTCAGTTTCTAGGCTGGCTAGTTGCCTGGAGATAAATTTGTTTCTAGTCAGGCTTGAGAGTTTGCTAAACCATCACAACAACATCCCTGGCTTTTGATTCAGTGCCTCTGCAGGTGAGTAAGGAGAGCAGAAATTCAATGGCTTCTGCAGGAACAAGTGAAGAAAACTGGCTTAAAACAGTTAGTTAACTGAAAAGTTTGATTACTCTTCACCTTAtaatatacttatatatatgtatgtatgttgtGAAGGTGGAAGCCTTGTGTTCCTCTCTGTGTTACTGCTGGCTGATTGATATGGTTgcttatctaaaaaaaaaaaaaaaaaaaaaaaaagcccaccgtTCAAGGCTGCTGAAGGAGTTCTTTGGATGAATTTCATTTGAAGTATTAGCCTTCCAGTTTGCTTCTGAGAGAGATTAGTCCAGGTTAGCAGCAACAGTTTTGCAGATGAGGTAAAATCACTCATCCGCAAAGGTCAGACCCAGTTATCTGTCCCAGCCACGCTGGTGTGCGCACACACGCGTACGCTGACCTTCATGGAATTGCTGTTTGACTCCAGAAATAGCCTTGTGGTTAATAGTCAGTGGTTCACCTATGGGCTGAGCAGAATGTCAGAAATACTGATGAGACGATAAATTTTGCATCCAAAAACAACATAAAAGATTCAGTTGAAAAGCTCCTTCCTAGAAGTAGAGGTCAGGGAGCATGTTACAGAAAGAATTACAGATTTCTGTGAATGCTTGTAGTAGGGGGAGCTACAAATCCTTTTCTTTTGGGGTAGTTCTGCCATCAGCTGTTGTTAGAAGCAATAGTGAGGTGTGCCCTGCCTGTATTGTTTAGTATCTGTGTGTTCATTTAGGCAGGGAACTTAACTAGGAAAATCTTCTAATTAATAAAAGTTCTTCCTTTCTAAAAGCGTATGACCGTACAGCAACTGGTTAGTAGCTGaacaagtgggaaatggtgtatCTTGGCTGCTCAGGACACCGAGGATGCATCTTATCAAATATTTAGTTGCCCTCacctaaagatttttttttaaaaaaaaaaaaaaaaaaagcctgacatAATCAGATCTATGTATCTTGTCTGCGAGAGCAGAGGCACTATTTTCCTGAACTGTTTAGGATACGTTCCAGCTGCCAGAGATGGCAGCCGAATTTACCTTCCAAACGTGGCTGGGTCATATGCCAGATTGTGTGTGGTGTTTCAGACCAATCAAGTCATGGAGCGAAATCTCATCTTGTCTGTAGCGCTTGAGTTCCAACCGTTTACCGTCATAAAAAGAAGGGAATGTAAATTATTGGAAAAGaagaggggggctgggggcaggagagtgGGCTGGCGTTTTGCATTCATGCGTGATGCAAACCCTGGAGAGCAGAGGCGAGAAACAGCACTTTGAGAAAGTGACTGAGCCACAGCAGTGAGTGGATGTATAAAAAGTGACAGCAAATGAGATAAAGTGGGTAGATCCTCAGTAGTATTCAAATAGAAGACAAAACTATTGCTTAGATCTTCTCTTGATTTGTGTCTGCGCTTGatttaaaaatcttctttccATGCGCGTCTGCATTTTGTATTATATCAAAAATAGTCTTGTTCCTCCTGCGGAGGCCACATTGAAagtattttatgtttatattagCTCGCTTCAAATGTATGCAGGACATCCCTGAGGTACCTGATAGTTGTCATCTTGCTTTGATGGTGTAAGTGGATGTCTTATACAtactttaaagttattttcttaaactgtaattttaaagacGTAAAACTGCTAAATGCCAAAGCAAACTTTATCCATGCTTAGACTACAATAGCCTTTAGAGGAGATTCTGGTCATTGAGGGTATATTGGTATGCAATGAGTAACTCttcaaataattctttttttcctccagattgaATCCAAAATGGTTTGAATATAGAAAAAGACGACAAAATTCCTGAGAATGCCTGCCTGCTTACAGGATTTTACAGCATTTGCTTCCTGTTCTAAAGGAACTGCTCCTGCACAACAAATAAGGAAATATGTACTGCCCTGTtgttaaagcatgtttttttttttttctctttgaacttTTCGTAGGCTGGAGTGAAAGGGACGTTAGGAAGATTAGTGGGAATTTTTGAGGTAAGTTTCAGGCATGGAGGCTGTGAAATGTTGATGCAAAAAATCACTTCCTAGTTTGTTGTGAAATAAACCAGATAACTTGATtgaaggaaaatgtaaaactCCCCGTTTAAATAAAAATGCGTGCTAATCCTTTCAATTATATTGATCATCTGCAATTCCCAGTTGAAATCAGGAGTGATAAGCCAGTGTAACAGTGGATATTCTCAGTGCCCTCATACCTTTCTTGCTGCCAGAAATGCCACCCACCAGCTGGGGAGTGGTGACCCTCCTTTGTTCTTTAGCACCTGCCACCACCCCTTGCCAAACTGGCCCCTGCAACGTGGTGGAGCGTGTGGGCTCCTTTTAGGAGTGCAGTAACACCCGAGGAGTACTGGGGAGATGCACAGTCAGCAGGTACCAGACACAGCTCTTCTTACAGTTGTTTTTCCACTAACTATTTCAGAGCTGTGTGAAATAGataaaaatctttcctttggtttttttttttccagctgaggaACTGATTTATAAGCCTATCCATCCACGAAGTACTGCCTTACGGATTAGGAAATAAACTTTTGAGTTGCAATCTCTATTAATTTCAGACCTCTCATTTAAAACACAACGGTTGTTAGTAGCTAAGAACGAGCTATAATGTGAGAGAAACTGCACGTAAGGTACTGCAGCATCGCAGTGAGGCACCTTGCTACTTGTAGTCACCATGTGCCCACCTGCCTTGGCTCCCTTGGTAGCTTTGTGGTTATTCTGTTCCCTTTGCCTTCTAGAATCGGGACAGGAAACACAGGACATATGTTTACGTACTTATCGTCACAGAAGTGTTGGAAGACTGGGAGGACTCTGTCAATATCGGTAAGTTCTTTGCGCTTGCTAACATTAACTGGTTTGATGCAGGAAAAAACACGTCAGTGTCCCTCTGGGAGCTGGAATCCTTCTGGGAGTGGTCGAGAAAAGTTGCAGTGGTGTGTCCTTTggttgcttgggaaaaaaaacattgtgGTCAAATTGATGCTTTTGTAACCTCTCTGGCCCAAGAGAAGTCAGTTCAGCTGTacagctgcctctgcagcaattttgcatttaattcttGCATTTGAAGATACTGAGCAAAGAGCATGAAGAGTTGTCCTTTCTAAGACTCGAAGAAAAATTATGTGGGCAGTGTGGATTAATCATTCCCCATTATCTTTTGAAATCTTTGCATTTAAATCTGATTCCCAAATGAAAATCAGCCTGTTGTTCTGCACGAGGGTTGTGAATAGCACCATGGCACCTGTACCTTGACTTTCCTCAGGCTGTGTACGGAAGAGGTTTTGTGGAAAGAGTAAGAAATGAGTGCTGTCCACCAAGAACTGAGGTTCGCTTGCAAAGTGATAGAAATTAGGTGGTGGTTGGTGTGTGTTGTTGTGGGTTGTCTTAAAAGGAGTATCTAACTTCAACAGAAAGTgcagaaatagcaaaataattgTTGGGGGGTTTTAAATTGGGACGTGCAAGACGGTTTGTTTGGCCAGTGGATGTACTGCCCTATGCAGATCCCTGTCGTGGGGGTAGAGGAGCCGTCAGTGTGGTGTTCGGAGTAGGGGGCTCTCGAGATCAGAGAATCCTGAGAGAAAATTTCCCAGCATCTTTTAAACGGATGCTTTGCTACACAGTGAAATTATTCTTGCACGTGATAATGATGGAAAGCTAATCAACAGGAATGTTTAAACATAGAAAGGATAACATTGTTTTTTGCATctgctaatttttctttttccccacaggaaggaaaagggaatggTTTAAGATAGAAGATGCCATAAAAGTTCTGCAGTATCATAAACCAGTGCAGGCCTCGTATTTTGAAACCTTGAGGCAAGGTTGTTTGGCAAACAACGGCACTCCTGTCATGACCACGACGTACTCTGAGAGCTCCGTGTCTGACATCAGATGACTGAAGACGTCCCCAGGagagaaattttgaaaaatagacTGAAACACggatttccctcccccctcccctttttcacATGCCTCCTCTATCAAACAAGGCATGGGCAGCAGCCTGTGGCAGAGCAAGTGTTGAGAGTGCTGCAATTTAGTGCAAggtgggattattatttttttgttggctttttttttttttgcttttttggatatgtattttgtaaaatacattttgtgcATGAAGTGCCCCTTTCCCGTTACACCGCTTCCATGGCCTGGCGAGCAAGGCTGCCAGTTTCGCCTCTGCCTTGTGTTCTGAAGTGTCCCGTTTGTGTCATCCCAGCCatagccacttttttttttttttaattaaaagacttCAAATGTGAGATCAGCTCTTTAAGTCTTAGTCTGTACTGTAAGGTGCTGTTCGGACCTGTGTGGTGGTCACTTTCAGCGCATATGTATAAACTTTTTTTAGGTGGAGAATCTAACATTTTAATTCTacgggaatttttttttaatcctggtcTGCTTCTGAAAAGAAGGGTTCATAATTAATCTGTTtgccttttgttctgttttttttaaaaaaaccacaaaaaacccaacaaatacaCATTCTGTGACAGTGCTAGTGGCTGGGCCAGTTTACTCCCCGTTCAGTATCTCCCGATTCAGTGCAGTGACACTTGAATTTGAGGGCAGAGTTTTGATCACCTGCA contains:
- the NUDT3 gene encoding diphosphoinositol polyphosphate phosphohydrolase 1, with translation MMKLKSNQTRTYDGDGYKKRAACLCFRSESEEEVLLVSSSRHPDRWIVPGGGMEPEEEPNVAAVREVCEEAGVKGTLGRLVGIFENRDRKHRTYVYVLIVTEVLEDWEDSVNIGRKREWFKIEDAIKVLQYHKPVQASYFETLRQGCLANNGTPVMTTTYSESSVSDIR